The DNA segment GTAACGTTGAAATTCAAAGAAATTTCTGAAGAAATAAAAATTGGTATGACAGCAGATCTTGAATTTAAAGTCAAAAGTAATGAAGAAAAGATCTTAGTTCCAACAGTTTCTATTGTCACTGAAAAAGGTGAAAAAGGTATTTTAAAAGTAGATAAAAATAATTATCCTAAATTTGAAAAAATAGAAATAGGTATTAGCAGCGGTAATAAGACTTCAATAATTGATGGTTTAAAACCAGGAGAACAAATCTTTATTGATATTCCACCTTGGGCGAATAAAAGAAAATGAGTTTGAAATCACAAGACTCAAAAAAACCAGTTTTACTTTTAGTTGATGGACATTCTCTCGCTTTTAGAAGTTTCTATGCGTTTAGCAAAGGAGTTGATGGAGGATTAACCACTAAAGAAGGATTCCCAACAAGTGTCACTTATGGATTTTTAAAAAGCCTTCTAGATAATTGCAAAAAAGTCAGTGCTGAAGGAGTTTGTATTACTTTTGATACAGAAAAACCAACTTTCAGACATGAATTAGATCCAAATTACAAAGCCAATAGGGATGTAGCTCCAGATGTTTTTTTTCAAGATATTGAACAACTAGAAATCATCTTAAAAGAAAGCCTTAATTTACCTATTTTCAAATCCCCAGGATTCGAAGCTGATGATCTATTAGGAACAATCGCTAATGATGCATCCTCAAAAGGTTGGTGTGTAAATATTCTTTCTGGGGATCGAGATTTATTTCAATTAGTTGATGATCAAAAAGATATTTATGTTCTCTATATGGGCGGAGGTCCTTATGCTAAAAGTGGGAATCCGACTTTAATGAATGAAAACGGAGTCAAAGAAAAACTAGGAGTTTATCCAGATAGAGTTGTCGATCTTAAGGCCTTGACCGGCGACAGTTCTGATAATATTCCAGGAATAAAAGGTGTAGGACCAAAAACTGCAATTAATTTATTAAAAGAGAATGATACCTTAGACGGTATTTATAAAACCTTGGATATTATTCAAAAAAATGAGGATAAAAAATATCAGGGATTTATAAAAGGAGCCGTTATGGAAAAGCTAAAAAATGATAAATTCAATGCTTATCTTTCAAGAAATTTAGCAAAGATAGATGTTGAAGTTCCCTTGGTATTGAACAATGGATATGAACTAAATGAAATAAATCAAGACTCTCTATCGGAATCCCTTAAAAAACTTGAATTATCAACTTTACTGAGGCAAGTTGATATTTTCAATTCAGCCTTTAGTAAAGGTGGTTTTAATAAAAATAATGAGGAAAAACATAAGGACAAAGAATCAAAAGATTCACCGTCAACAGATTTAGAAGAAATAGAAAATAAACTCCCAAAAATCAAAGTAAATATAGTTAATGATTCAGAATCACTAGATCAACTCGTTAAAAGATTAGAGATTACTAAGGAGATTGTTGCCTTAGACACTGAGACAAATAGTTTAAATCCTCTAGATGCAGAACTTGTTGGTATAGGTTTTTGTCTTGGCGAAGAGAGTAATGATCTGTTTTATATACCCCTTGGTCATCAATCGCAAAAAGATGAGATGAATCAATTAGCAATTGAAGATGTATTCCTTAATTTAAGAACTTGGATTGAAAGTCCAGAGAAAGAAAAAACTCTTCAAAATTGTAAATTTGATAGACAAATATTTTATAATCATGGGTTAAATCTAAGCGGAGTTACTTTTGATACCCTACTAGCAGACTACATTCTCAATAATCAGGAAAAGCATGGATTAAGTGAAATTTGTTTTAGAGAATTTGGATTTAAGCCACCATCTTTTAAAGAAACAGTTGGAAAAAATAAAGACTTTTCATTTGTCGACATTAATCATGCAAGTATTTACTGCGGTTATGATGTATTTCTAACTTACAAAATTGCGAAAATTTTTAAAGAAAGATTTAGAAAAGAAAAAAAAGAATTAACAAAATTATTTAAAGAAATCGAATTACCTTTAGAGCAAGTTTTATCAGGAATGGAGATGAGTGGCATCAGCATAGATATCACTTATTTAAATGAACTTTCTAGAGAATTAAAAAGTACCTTAGCAAATATTGAGGAAAATGTTTTTGAAATAGCAAAACAAGAATTTAATTTATCTTCTCCAAAACAACTTGGCGAAATATTGTTTGATAAGTTAAATCTTGATAAAAAAAAATCAAGGAAAACAAAAACAGGTTGGAGTACTGATGCAGTTGTTCTCGAAAGATTAGTTGAAGAACATGAGATAATTCCCTATCTAATAAAACATAGAACTCTTAGTAAACTTTTAAGTACATATATTGATGCTCTTCCCAACCTAATAAATAAAAAAACTGGAAGAGTTCATACTAATTTTAATCAAGCAGCCACCGCCACTGGGCGATTAAGCAGTAGCAATCCAAATCTTCAGAATATCCCTGTCAGAACCGAATTCAGTAGAAGAATAAGAAAAGCCTTCTTGCCTGAAAAAGGTTGGAAATTATTATCAGCAGATTATTCTCAAATTGAATTAAGAATATTAGCTCACTTAGCCAATGAAGAAATTCTTATAACTGCGTTCCACCAAAATGATGATATTCACTCTTTAACAGCGCGATTAATTTTTGAAAAGAAAGATATAAATTCTGACGAAAGAAGAGTTGGTAAAACTATTAATTTTGGAGTTATTTATGGAATGGGAATAAAAAAATTCGCACGTTCTACAGGTGTAAGTACGACAGAGGCAAAAGAATTTTTAATTAAATACAAAAAAAGATATGCCAAAATTTTTAAATTTCTAGAACTTCAAGAAAGGCTTGCTCTCTCAAAAGGTTATGTAGAAACTATTTTCGGAAGGAAAAGGGAATTTAAATTTGATAAAAATGGTCTTGGTAGATTAATCGGAAAAGAACCGTATGAAATAGATTTACAAACTGCTAGGAAAGCTGGAATGGAAGCTCAATCATTAAGAGCCGCTGCAAATGCTCCTATTCAGGGTTCTAGTGCTGACATTATAAAAATAGCTATGGTTCAATTAAACAAAAAATTATTAGAGATGAATATTCCAGTTAAAATGCTTTTACAAGTTCACGATGAATTATTATTCGAGGTGAAACCAGATTTCTTAGAAATAACAAAGCAATTAGTTAAAGAAACTATGGAAGATTGTGTAAAATTAAAAGTACCACTTCTAGTGGATATTGGAGTTGGAAATAACTGGATGGAAACCAAATAATCTTCAAATAAATACTTTTTAATATGATCAAATTATTTAATACTTTAAGTAAAAACGTTGAAGTTTTTAAACCAATAGATGAAGAAGTAAAAATATATTGTTGTGGCGTAACTGTTTATGATTTATGTCATCTTGGGCATGCAAGAAGTTATATAGCTTGGGATGTCTTGAGAAGATTCTTAATTTATAGTGATTACAAAGTTAAGTTCGTCCAGAATTTTACTGATATCGACGATAAGATTTTAAAAAGAGCAAAAGAAGAAAATAGCTCTATGAAGCAGGTTTCAGAAAAAAATATTGCTGAATTCCATAAGGATATGGATGCCCTAGGGATTATGAGGCCAGATAGTATGCCTAAAGCTACAAATCATATTTGCAATATTTGTTCATTTATAAAAGTACTTGAGAAAAAAGGTTTTGCATATGCCAGAGGTGGAGATGTTTATTATTCTGTTTTTAAAAATAAAGATTATGGAAAACTAAGTAATCAAAATATCCTAGAGCAAAATATAAATCAGCAAGGCAGGATGACTTCAGATGAAAGCAACAAAAAAAATAATCCCCAAGATTTTGCTCTATGGAAAAAAGCAAAAGAGAATGAACCATCTTTCGATTCACCTTGGGGGAAAGGCAGACCTGGATGGCATATTGAATGTTCTGCGATGGTAAAAGATGAATTAGGAGAAACAATTGATATCCATTTAGGAGGGGCTGATCTTATTTTTCCTCACCATGAAAATGAGATTGCACAATCTGAATCAGCTAATAATAAAAAGCTTGCAAACTATTGGCTTCATAATGGGATGGTCAATGTAAATGGGCAAAAGATGAGCAAATCTTTGAAAAACTTTACGACCATTAGAGATTTATTAGATTCAGGGACAAGTCCAATGACCTTAAGATATTTTGTTTTAACCGTGAACTATAGAAAGCCACTCGATTTCACTGATGAGGCTTTGAAAAGTGCCTCCGAAGCATGGAAAACAATTAATGTCGCACTTTCTTTTTTCGATATTACTAAAAAAGAAAATCTATCGATTGAGGTAAACGAAACGAATGAATTTGTTGAAGAAAAATATAAAGAAAAAATCAATTATGAAATATCTCAAAAAAAGATAAAATTTACTAATGCTTTAAATAACGACCTCAATACAGCAGGAGCAATTGCAATTATTTATGAATTAGCTAAGCCACTAAAAAACTTTATAAACCAATTCCAAAGAATTAAAAATCTTGACATTAATACTAATGAAAAA comes from the Prochlorococcus marinus str. MIT 9515 genome and includes:
- the polA gene encoding DNA polymerase I, whose product is MSLKSQDSKKPVLLLVDGHSLAFRSFYAFSKGVDGGLTTKEGFPTSVTYGFLKSLLDNCKKVSAEGVCITFDTEKPTFRHELDPNYKANRDVAPDVFFQDIEQLEIILKESLNLPIFKSPGFEADDLLGTIANDASSKGWCVNILSGDRDLFQLVDDQKDIYVLYMGGGPYAKSGNPTLMNENGVKEKLGVYPDRVVDLKALTGDSSDNIPGIKGVGPKTAINLLKENDTLDGIYKTLDIIQKNEDKKYQGFIKGAVMEKLKNDKFNAYLSRNLAKIDVEVPLVLNNGYELNEINQDSLSESLKKLELSTLLRQVDIFNSAFSKGGFNKNNEEKHKDKESKDSPSTDLEEIENKLPKIKVNIVNDSESLDQLVKRLEITKEIVALDTETNSLNPLDAELVGIGFCLGEESNDLFYIPLGHQSQKDEMNQLAIEDVFLNLRTWIESPEKEKTLQNCKFDRQIFYNHGLNLSGVTFDTLLADYILNNQEKHGLSEICFREFGFKPPSFKETVGKNKDFSFVDINHASIYCGYDVFLTYKIAKIFKERFRKEKKELTKLFKEIELPLEQVLSGMEMSGISIDITYLNELSRELKSTLANIEENVFEIAKQEFNLSSPKQLGEILFDKLNLDKKKSRKTKTGWSTDAVVLERLVEEHEIIPYLIKHRTLSKLLSTYIDALPNLINKKTGRVHTNFNQAATATGRLSSSNPNLQNIPVRTEFSRRIRKAFLPEKGWKLLSADYSQIELRILAHLANEEILITAFHQNDDIHSLTARLIFEKKDINSDERRVGKTINFGVIYGMGIKKFARSTGVSTTEAKEFLIKYKKRYAKIFKFLELQERLALSKGYVETIFGRKREFKFDKNGLGRLIGKEPYEIDLQTARKAGMEAQSLRAAANAPIQGSSADIIKIAMVQLNKKLLEMNIPVKMLLQVHDELLFEVKPDFLEITKQLVKETMEDCVKLKVPLLVDIGVGNNWMETK
- the cysS gene encoding cysteine--tRNA ligase, producing MIKLFNTLSKNVEVFKPIDEEVKIYCCGVTVYDLCHLGHARSYIAWDVLRRFLIYSDYKVKFVQNFTDIDDKILKRAKEENSSMKQVSEKNIAEFHKDMDALGIMRPDSMPKATNHICNICSFIKVLEKKGFAYARGGDVYYSVFKNKDYGKLSNQNILEQNINQQGRMTSDESNKKNNPQDFALWKKAKENEPSFDSPWGKGRPGWHIECSAMVKDELGETIDIHLGGADLIFPHHENEIAQSESANNKKLANYWLHNGMVNVNGQKMSKSLKNFTTIRDLLDSGTSPMTLRYFVLTVNYRKPLDFTDEALKSASEAWKTINVALSFFDITKKENLSIEVNETNEFVEEKYKEKINYEISQKKIKFTNALNNDLNTAGAIAIIYELAKPLKNFINQFQRIKNLDINTNEKFHLRETLKTLEELTQVLGLKKEEIIIENKITEEQIISLINKRLIAKKGRDYAEADKIRNSLKEKGIELIDQSTELTTWVRL